A portion of the Bdellovibrio bacteriovorus genome contains these proteins:
- a CDS encoding S8 family serine peptidase, with amino-acid sequence MGKYFFLSLAATFSFHFAFASSPFTNLENYKESLGFNKIYQNESPSRRLKVAVLDKGFYGYKEQIGVTLPANTRYIPGPVAEPADNKVDHGLRMAQILIGMLTDDLQHADWVPEFALYNVFGYSNFKAAIDDVIAKKYDVVLYSEVWEYGGNSDGKGFINREVSRAAKAGIIWVNAAGNFGQTTYNSVVQTVNDSLVRLPDRNNALELRCESTKSGKCPVKIVLSWNDFKDDVELGTDKDLDIALTDDFLNVIQSSSLKQSADAKEDRPGFSKYPREIITAELTPGTYYLRVKNRSNNFGSKDRLRITVDGDGVKMPSHTNDNTLLNPADNASVITVGASDSDRSSSAAGFKKPDLFAPSSLILAGTNEEFRGSSNSAAIVAAGVAMVKGIDPSMNRTAVLKRIARGGSANNGDWNQTGLSLTVLGFSPANLSPCFEEVAFNPAPAYVTDILARGGVPVRTTFGIRIMVPFDPITIERYLMRTYFNDMIVALPQGGYTVYPRQAMIPQGAVEIFQRPIESGLCRSTGGTNGKSFSLF; translated from the coding sequence GTGGGTAAATATTTTTTCTTAAGTTTAGCGGCTACTTTTTCTTTTCATTTCGCTTTTGCTTCTTCGCCTTTTACCAATCTTGAAAACTACAAAGAATCTTTAGGTTTCAACAAAATCTATCAAAATGAATCTCCAAGCCGTCGTTTAAAAGTCGCGGTTCTGGACAAGGGCTTTTACGGCTATAAAGAACAAATCGGCGTGACCTTGCCAGCAAACACTCGTTACATCCCCGGGCCGGTCGCTGAACCTGCTGATAACAAAGTTGATCATGGCTTACGTATGGCGCAGATCCTGATTGGCATGTTGACGGACGATCTACAACACGCGGACTGGGTTCCAGAATTCGCCCTTTATAATGTTTTCGGATATTCAAATTTCAAAGCCGCGATTGATGATGTCATTGCCAAAAAATACGATGTGGTTCTGTATTCTGAAGTATGGGAATACGGCGGAAACTCTGACGGCAAAGGTTTTATCAACCGTGAAGTTTCCCGCGCCGCTAAAGCCGGTATCATTTGGGTGAATGCGGCAGGGAACTTTGGTCAAACGACTTACAACTCTGTTGTACAAACCGTAAATGATTCTTTGGTTCGCCTTCCTGATCGCAACAACGCCTTGGAACTTCGTTGCGAATCAACTAAGTCCGGTAAATGCCCAGTAAAAATCGTTCTTTCTTGGAATGATTTTAAAGACGATGTCGAACTTGGGACCGACAAAGACCTAGACATCGCGTTAACCGATGATTTTTTAAACGTGATCCAATCCAGCTCTTTAAAACAAAGTGCTGATGCTAAAGAAGACCGCCCCGGATTTTCTAAGTACCCCCGCGAAATTATCACCGCCGAATTAACGCCGGGCACTTACTATCTGCGCGTAAAAAATCGTTCTAATAATTTCGGCAGCAAAGATCGCTTGCGCATCACTGTGGACGGTGACGGCGTAAAGATGCCTTCGCACACTAATGACAACACTCTTTTAAATCCTGCGGATAACGCCTCCGTTATTACCGTGGGCGCATCAGATTCCGATCGCTCTTCGTCTGCGGCGGGTTTTAAAAAACCAGATCTTTTTGCTCCTTCGTCTTTGATTTTGGCAGGAACAAACGAAGAATTCCGTGGCAGCTCTAATTCGGCGGCCATAGTTGCCGCAGGTGTCGCGATGGTGAAGGGCATTGATCCTTCCATGAATCGCACTGCAGTTCTAAAACGTATTGCTCGCGGAGGCTCAGCCAACAATGGTGATTGGAATCAGACCGGTCTTTCCCTGACAGTTTTAGGTTTCTCGCCGGCAAATCTAAGCCCTTGCTTTGAAGAAGTGGCCTTCAATCCGGCACCCGCTTACGTCACGGATATCTTGGCTCGTGGCGGAGTTCCCGTCAGAACTACTTTCGGCATTCGTATTATGGTTCCGTTTGATCCAATCACGATCGAAAGATATCTGATGCGCACTTACTTTAACGACATGATCGTGGCTTTACCTCAAGGTGGTTACACAGTTTATCCTCGCCAAGCGATGATTCCACAAGGTGCGGTAGAAATCTTCCAACGCCCGATAGAGTCGGGTCTTTGCCGCTCTACGGGCGGCACTAACGGCAAATCTTTTAGCCTTTTTTAG
- the tsaA gene encoding tRNA (N6-threonylcarbamoyladenosine(37)-N6)-methyltransferase TrmO, whose translation MMEPIGFLESCFRDKFGTPRQPGLVKDAWARLRLRADLQPEESLQGLEGFSHVWLIWVFHQNKSARFHAKVHPPRLGGQTQGVFATRSPHRPNPIGLSLVELVRVEKDGIVVAGVDLVDGTPILDIKPYLPAVEALPEAKTGWPAEIPAEQIRVEFTVEAESLMGEWQKRRAENNLRTIVEDTLRLDPRPVVYRGYEAGDSPYRNEHAVRLFDGDVHFRFESPTLVRVFNILFVHN comes from the coding sequence ATGATGGAACCGATCGGTTTTTTAGAGAGCTGTTTTCGAGATAAATTCGGCACCCCCAGGCAGCCGGGCCTGGTGAAAGATGCGTGGGCCCGCTTGCGTTTGCGCGCTGATTTGCAGCCCGAAGAGTCTTTGCAGGGCCTCGAAGGATTTAGCCATGTGTGGCTGATTTGGGTTTTCCATCAAAATAAATCCGCGCGTTTTCACGCCAAAGTCCATCCACCGCGTTTAGGTGGCCAAACTCAAGGGGTGTTTGCGACTCGCAGTCCGCATCGTCCCAATCCCATCGGTCTTTCCTTAGTGGAGTTGGTTCGGGTGGAAAAGGATGGGATCGTCGTTGCCGGCGTGGATCTGGTTGATGGCACACCTATTTTGGACATCAAACCTTATCTTCCGGCCGTGGAAGCGTTGCCAGAAGCTAAAACCGGCTGGCCCGCAGAAATCCCTGCCGAACAGATCCGTGTAGAATTTACCGTGGAAGCAGAGAGTCTAATGGGGGAGTGGCAGAAGCGCCGAGCGGAAAATAATCTGCGCACGATCGTCGAAGACACCTTGCGTTTGGATCCGCGTCCGGTGGTTTATCGGGGTTATGAGGCCGGGGATTCTCCCTATAGAAACGAGCATGCGGTCCGTCTTTTTGATGGGGATGTGCACTTCCGTTTTGAAAGCCCCACCCTCGTTCGAGTTTTCAATATTCTTTTTGTGCATAATTAG
- a CDS encoding isopenicillin N synthase family dioxygenase, producing the protein MRTMETTSHSETSTLRKVPTLSLASYTHGTDSDRAKFIDQLFTGLKEYGFIILKDHNVKAADLHKAYEILKSFYALPTEVKKSYISPNAGFQRGYTPFGQEHAKDSPVMDLKEFWHVGRVLPANSPLQGRYPENVWPTNEIPEFQAHFVKLFNALEQAGEIMLEALTIPLKVEKDFFAKMTKDGNSILRLLHYPPIPEGTDPRCVRAAAHEDINFITILPAATSSGLQLKDRDGTWLDIESEPDTLIVDVGDMLARLTNDVLPSTTHRVINPQDGTNQSRYSMPFFMHPHPDAMLSCLPSCIGTGAKYPDITGHDFLMQRLREIGLIK; encoded by the coding sequence ATGAGAACAATGGAGACGACTTCTCATTCAGAAACCAGCACACTTCGCAAAGTTCCGACTTTAAGCCTTGCAAGTTACACTCATGGTACCGATAGCGATCGCGCAAAGTTTATTGATCAACTTTTTACGGGTCTAAAAGAATACGGTTTTATTATTCTTAAAGATCACAACGTAAAAGCAGCGGATCTGCACAAAGCTTACGAGATTCTTAAATCGTTCTATGCTTTACCAACTGAGGTAAAAAAATCATACATTTCCCCCAATGCGGGCTTCCAACGTGGTTACACACCATTTGGGCAAGAGCACGCTAAAGACTCTCCAGTGATGGATTTAAAAGAATTCTGGCACGTAGGGCGCGTTCTTCCGGCTAACAGCCCATTGCAAGGACGTTATCCAGAAAACGTATGGCCAACAAATGAGATTCCTGAATTCCAAGCTCACTTCGTGAAACTTTTTAATGCGCTAGAGCAAGCCGGCGAGATCATGCTGGAAGCATTGACGATCCCATTGAAAGTTGAAAAAGATTTCTTCGCAAAAATGACTAAAGATGGAAATTCAATCTTACGTCTTTTGCACTATCCACCAATCCCAGAAGGAACAGATCCACGTTGCGTGCGCGCGGCGGCTCATGAAGACATTAACTTCATCACCATTCTGCCGGCGGCGACGTCGTCAGGTCTTCAATTGAAAGACCGTGATGGTACTTGGTTAGATATTGAATCAGAACCAGATACTTTGATCGTGGACGTGGGGGATATGTTGGCTCGTCTAACTAACGATGTTTTGCCTTCAACTACTCACCGTGTGATCAACCCGCAAGACGGCACAAATCAAAGCCGTTATTCTATGCCGTTTTTCATGCATCCACATCCAGATGCCATGCTTAGCTGCTTGCCTTCGTGTATTGGGACAGGTGCTAAGTATCCGGATATCACGGGTCATGATTTCTTGATGCAACGCTTGCGCGAGATCGGCTTGATCAAGTAA
- a CDS encoding MutS family DNA mismatch repair protein, whose translation MMKTAMMIPRLQKRQAKLAHHIDTWTKRLHSHQRSRLVTALLFFASLIHPAMNPGAQWEYAICAALLIVFIFLVLRTRSLKEHVRRLQRWHQFTLRQEKRCLGLPSGRAWKHLEDIEGDFPLIRDLGLTGQHSVWTLLDETLTEGGRKRLLAWMSTAPLNKDFLKRRQERIKSLRPQTWFYTRLGLNIKEEEFNVSTSQIRDFLKEPFVTAGFYKIFAANLILWIAVAALFVLTKMEILSVPSPVLMAFTLVSWVSLGTSVKAFSQGTGLSHHLQVLGPLFASIEKRAQQDKYLREVSAEILRESPSRAVNRLEFILGFLGTQTNPLLHFLLNGLMPWTLTAVYFLERQRQKISLGFPKCIEELSELEVLGSMLVFDKYQTQTYPEFSDSTTLQCEQIFHPLLERSKAVANDFYFPSKQTLGLLTGSNMSGKSTFLRTVGVNQILANMGAPVFAQKFVTVPLKVETCIEVSDSLRDGYSYFYAEVRRLRDILKVAATGSPMLFLIDEIFRGTNNRERQIGSRAVIKTLAELPTAIGFISTHDLELTNLEQSHPTLINLHFREDINERGEMIFSYQLKHGPCPTTNALRIMKAEGINVEESAL comes from the coding sequence ATGATGAAAACAGCAATGATGATTCCAAGATTACAAAAACGCCAAGCCAAATTGGCCCACCATATTGACACCTGGACAAAAAGACTCCACTCACATCAACGGTCGCGTTTAGTCACTGCTTTGTTATTTTTTGCAAGTTTGATTCATCCTGCGATGAATCCCGGTGCACAATGGGAATATGCAATTTGCGCCGCACTTCTTATTGTATTTATATTTTTAGTGCTCCGGACGCGTTCATTAAAAGAACACGTGCGTCGTTTGCAACGCTGGCATCAGTTTACGTTGCGTCAAGAAAAGCGTTGCTTAGGGTTGCCATCCGGACGTGCATGGAAACATCTCGAAGATATCGAGGGCGATTTCCCACTGATTCGCGACTTGGGACTTACTGGACAACATTCCGTCTGGACACTTTTAGACGAAACACTGACCGAAGGTGGGCGCAAGCGACTGCTGGCATGGATGAGCACAGCTCCGTTAAACAAAGATTTTCTAAAGCGCCGCCAAGAGCGTATTAAATCTTTGCGCCCGCAAACGTGGTTTTACACGCGCTTAGGATTGAACATCAAAGAAGAAGAGTTCAACGTCTCTACTTCACAGATTCGCGATTTCCTTAAAGAACCTTTCGTTACGGCAGGTTTTTATAAAATCTTTGCCGCCAATTTAATTTTGTGGATTGCCGTGGCCGCTTTATTTGTCTTAACAAAAATGGAGATCTTATCAGTACCATCACCAGTGCTGATGGCATTTACTTTAGTCAGTTGGGTCAGCTTGGGTACTTCAGTAAAAGCTTTTTCTCAAGGAACGGGACTTTCGCATCACTTGCAAGTTTTAGGTCCCTTATTTGCCAGCATTGAAAAACGTGCCCAGCAAGACAAATACTTGCGCGAAGTCAGCGCCGAAATCTTACGTGAATCTCCATCACGCGCAGTCAATCGACTCGAATTCATTTTAGGATTTTTAGGAACACAGACCAACCCGTTGTTGCACTTCTTACTTAACGGGCTGATGCCATGGACGTTAACGGCCGTTTATTTTTTAGAAAGACAGCGCCAAAAAATTTCTTTAGGGTTCCCAAAATGCATCGAAGAACTTTCTGAGCTTGAAGTCTTGGGATCTATGTTGGTGTTTGATAAATACCAAACCCAAACGTACCCCGAATTTTCTGACAGCACGACTTTACAATGCGAACAGATCTTTCACCCCTTGTTAGAGCGATCTAAAGCCGTGGCCAATGATTTTTATTTTCCATCCAAGCAGACCTTGGGACTTTTAACCGGATCTAATATGTCTGGCAAATCGACTTTCTTACGCACGGTCGGTGTAAATCAAATTCTTGCGAACATGGGAGCCCCCGTCTTTGCGCAAAAATTTGTAACCGTGCCTTTAAAAGTAGAAACATGTATTGAAGTCAGCGATTCTTTGCGCGACGGGTATTCCTATTTTTATGCCGAAGTTCGCCGCCTGCGTGACATTCTAAAAGTCGCCGCCACGGGATCTCCCATGCTATTTCTTATCGATGAAATCTTCCGCGGAACAAATAATCGCGAAAGACAGATCGGCAGTCGCGCGGTTATTAAAACTTTGGCCGAACTACCTACGGCCATCGGATTTATTTCGACTCATGACTTGGAACTCACAAATTTAGAGCAATCTCATCCCACATTGATCAATCTCCACTTCCGTGAAGACATCAATGAGCGCGGCGAAATGATTTTCTCATATCAACTTAAACATGGACCTTGTCCGACAACGAATGCCCTGCGAATTATGAAAGCCGAAGGCATCAACGTCGAAGAGTCCGCGCTGTAA
- a CDS encoding DUF4360 domain-containing protein: protein MKSMMIKALLFAGTVMGALSANAQLRLGEASYGGTGCPAGTASVMLSPDSTALSILFDSYVAEAGNTTGRRVDRKSCNITVPVAVPNGYSVAIFQVDYRGFNLVPRGAQNRFDVEYFWAGARGPRISRIFNGPNSENFTLTDQLIASTVIWSPCGQSVNLRVNSSMMAQSNARMEQTMGILDSADVSSGLVYHLQFRRCQ, encoded by the coding sequence ATGAAATCAATGATGATCAAGGCATTGCTATTTGCAGGCACAGTTATGGGAGCACTTTCTGCGAACGCACAATTACGGTTGGGTGAAGCTTCTTATGGCGGGACCGGTTGTCCGGCGGGAACTGCCAGTGTGATGTTAAGCCCGGACTCTACCGCGTTAAGTATTTTGTTTGATAGCTACGTCGCTGAAGCGGGAAATACAACCGGCAGACGAGTCGACCGAAAATCTTGTAACATCACGGTGCCTGTGGCCGTGCCGAACGGTTATTCCGTGGCGATCTTTCAAGTGGATTATCGTGGCTTTAATTTAGTTCCACGTGGTGCGCAAAATCGTTTTGATGTGGAGTATTTTTGGGCGGGCGCTCGCGGACCAAGAATTTCTAGAATCTTTAACGGACCGAACAGTGAGAACTTCACTTTAACAGATCAGCTTATCGCAAGCACCGTGATCTGGTCCCCATGCGGTCAAAGCGTCAACTTACGCGTGAACAGCTCAATGATGGCGCAATCAAATGCGCGCATGGAACAGACGATGGGAATCTTAGATAGTGCCGATGTTTCTTCGGGCCTTGTTTACCATCTTCAATTCCGTCGCTGCCAATAG
- a CDS encoding DUF4360 domain-containing protein, with protein sequence MKKLYLVLVLTTLILFTALAKAQSQTEPLEPGEEDFADSSAGDFGNDDSDPVTGVQLGQVQLAGSGCSGDTARAVLSPDGKAVSILFDNFVAQAGGNAPRRTELSCTTRIPIQTPPGYQAMVTRLDYRGFASVAPSGGRAVLKTFFQILNWNNARPLSPVIKRRKVFNQQRQGGFVTTSRLRVRNFYHGCGEKFLLNVDTRLIGVSRTGRDETFIALDTTDVSSKVTYFLRWKRCR encoded by the coding sequence ATGAAAAAGCTGTACCTTGTTTTAGTTTTAACGACCCTGATTCTTTTTACCGCGCTCGCCAAAGCACAGTCACAGACAGAGCCTTTGGAGCCGGGTGAAGAAGATTTCGCGGATTCATCTGCGGGTGATTTTGGAAATGACGATTCAGATCCTGTCACCGGGGTGCAATTAGGACAAGTGCAGCTTGCCGGCAGTGGATGCAGTGGGGACACGGCCAGAGCTGTGTTAAGCCCGGACGGAAAAGCAGTTTCAATTTTGTTTGATAACTTTGTGGCGCAAGCGGGAGGAAATGCGCCACGCCGGACCGAGCTTTCTTGCACCACGCGGATTCCCATTCAAACTCCACCAGGATATCAAGCCATGGTCACGCGATTGGATTATCGCGGCTTTGCCAGCGTCGCACCTTCGGGTGGGCGAGCCGTGCTAAAAACATTTTTCCAGATTTTAAATTGGAATAACGCAAGACCCTTGTCGCCGGTGATAAAACGCCGCAAGGTTTTTAATCAACAAAGACAAGGAGGCTTCGTTACCACGTCACGTCTAAGAGTGCGAAACTTCTATCATGGTTGTGGGGAAAAGTTTTTGTTAAACGTGGATACACGGTTGATCGGTGTGTCCCGCACAGGGCGCGACGAAACTTTCATCGCGTTAGATACGACCGATGTGTCTTCGAAAGTAACCTATTTTTTACGTTGGAAACGTTGTCGATAA
- a CDS encoding valine--tRNA ligase: MSEQLSDRYNPADVENRTYQWWENAGYFKAQDQSTKPPFSIILPPPNVTGFLHIGHALDHTIQDMLIRWKRMNGYNTMWLPGTDHAGIATQSVVERELKKTGVTRHELGREKFVEKVWEWKHQYGNRIYSQMRRLGDSCDWDRAVFTLDEGVSKAVRKVFVTLHKKGLIYRGQRLVNWSGPLETAISDLEVEHRQIKGSLFHINYPLEDGSGVLTVATTRPETMLGDTALCVNPEDERYKHLIGKNVIVPLINRKIKIIADAYVDPAFGSGVVKITPAHDFNDYKIGKTHHLEFINILNKKAELNENAGPYQGLKVQEARKRVLEDLKAQNLLAKEEPYVHSVGHCERSGAVVEPFLSEQWFIKMDGLATPAKRVVENGTIRFEPESWTKVYLHWMNNIEDWCISRQLWWGHRIPVWYCNDCGHQTVAEVDPTACEKCGKTHIQQDNDVLDTWFSSGLWPFSTMGWPNETETLKTFYPTNYLVTGHDIIFFWVARMIMLGLEFKRDVPFRTVYIHGLVRDSQGRKMSKSLGNSIDPIEMIDKYGADALRFSFAAHLFSGKDFKFSEQRLEGYRNFMNKIWNAARFALSNLQDFEAPKEGVKALPNKADISVFDQWIISKLAEVTKEVEEALEHEKFSDAAVALYQFVWNQFCDWYIEFTKPIMNGTNAAEKKATQLVIAQVLNRIMRLLHPFTPFITEEIYQKLPIKGEACVIDQYPNTRNDREFLSLGSASAAMEIDLVKEVISAIRNIRGENRISPAVKINVRLGITSEQTQKILGNNRSAIVTLGRIENLEIGEDGNMMKCAVAPVVVKDAQVKVIIPLEGLVDFDEEVKRINKTMEKLQKDIGMLSNKLSNEKFIANADEDVVAADKVLLAQSKVHLDSLRDALTRFQ, encoded by the coding sequence ATGTCAGAGCAATTATCGGATCGCTACAATCCCGCAGATGTAGAAAACAGAACCTATCAATGGTGGGAAAACGCTGGGTATTTCAAAGCCCAAGATCAATCCACCAAACCTCCATTTTCAATTATTCTTCCACCGCCAAATGTCACTGGATTTTTGCATATTGGACATGCGCTTGATCACACGATTCAAGACATGCTGATTCGTTGGAAGCGTATGAATGGTTACAACACCATGTGGCTGCCTGGGACGGACCATGCCGGTATCGCCACACAATCGGTGGTAGAACGTGAACTTAAAAAAACAGGCGTGACTCGTCACGAGCTGGGCCGCGAAAAATTTGTCGAAAAGGTATGGGAGTGGAAACACCAATACGGCAATCGTATTTACTCACAAATGCGCCGCTTGGGTGATTCTTGTGATTGGGATCGCGCCGTTTTCACTTTAGATGAAGGCGTATCAAAGGCTGTTCGTAAAGTCTTCGTCACCCTTCACAAAAAAGGTTTGATCTATCGCGGTCAACGCTTGGTGAATTGGTCTGGTCCGTTAGAAACGGCGATTTCTGACTTAGAAGTTGAGCATAGACAAATCAAAGGTTCGCTTTTCCATATTAACTACCCTTTGGAAGATGGCTCAGGCGTTTTAACAGTCGCCACGACTCGTCCCGAAACAATGTTGGGTGATACCGCTTTGTGTGTGAATCCTGAAGATGAGCGATATAAACACTTGATCGGTAAAAATGTTATTGTTCCTTTGATCAATCGCAAGATTAAGATCATTGCGGATGCTTATGTGGATCCCGCATTTGGTTCAGGCGTAGTTAAGATCACGCCGGCACATGACTTTAACGATTATAAGATCGGTAAAACTCATCACCTAGAGTTTATTAACATCTTAAACAAAAAAGCCGAGCTGAATGAAAATGCCGGTCCTTACCAAGGACTTAAAGTTCAAGAGGCCCGTAAACGTGTATTAGAAGATTTAAAAGCACAAAATCTTTTAGCCAAAGAAGAACCCTATGTTCACTCTGTAGGACACTGTGAACGTTCAGGTGCCGTGGTCGAACCTTTCTTGTCCGAACAATGGTTTATCAAGATGGACGGCCTTGCCACTCCTGCAAAACGCGTTGTGGAAAATGGAACGATCCGTTTTGAACCAGAATCTTGGACCAAGGTTTACTTGCATTGGATGAACAATATCGAAGACTGGTGTATTTCGCGCCAATTGTGGTGGGGACACCGTATTCCGGTATGGTATTGCAATGATTGCGGACATCAAACGGTGGCCGAAGTCGATCCAACAGCGTGTGAAAAGTGTGGCAAAACCCATATTCAACAAGACAATGACGTTTTAGATACTTGGTTCAGTTCGGGTCTTTGGCCATTTTCAACCATGGGTTGGCCCAACGAGACTGAAACCTTAAAAACATTCTATCCGACCAATTATTTGGTCACGGGTCATGACATCATTTTCTTCTGGGTCGCACGCATGATTATGCTGGGCTTGGAATTTAAACGGGATGTTCCTTTCCGCACAGTCTATATTCATGGCTTGGTTCGTGATTCTCAAGGTCGCAAAATGTCTAAATCTTTAGGCAACTCGATTGACCCGATTGAAATGATCGACAAGTACGGAGCCGATGCTTTGCGCTTCTCTTTTGCGGCGCACTTATTCAGCGGTAAGGATTTCAAATTCAGCGAACAGCGCCTAGAGGGCTATCGCAACTTTATGAACAAGATCTGGAACGCGGCTCGTTTCGCACTTTCTAATCTTCAGGATTTTGAAGCGCCGAAAGAAGGCGTAAAAGCCTTACCAAATAAAGCCGACATCAGCGTCTTTGATCAGTGGATTATTTCAAAATTGGCGGAAGTGACCAAAGAAGTGGAAGAAGCGTTAGAGCATGAAAAATTCTCTGACGCCGCCGTCGCACTTTACCAGTTCGTTTGGAATCAATTCTGTGACTGGTATATCGAATTCACAAAACCCATCATGAACGGTACAAATGCGGCAGAAAAAAAGGCGACCCAATTAGTCATCGCTCAAGTTTTAAATCGTATCATGCGTTTGCTTCACCCGTTCACCCCGTTTATCACGGAAGAGATCTATCAAAAGCTGCCTATTAAAGGTGAAGCTTGCGTGATCGATCAATATCCAAACACTCGCAACGACCGCGAATTCCTTTCGTTGGGATCTGCGTCCGCGGCGATGGAAATTGATTTGGTGAAAGAAGTGATCAGCGCGATTCGTAATATCCGCGGTGAAAACCGTATCAGCCCGGCCGTTAAAATCAACGTCCGTCTGGGTATTACAAGCGAACAAACGCAAAAAATCTTAGGCAATAATCGTTCAGCGATTGTGACCTTGGGTCGTATCGAAAATCTTGAAATCGGTGAAGACGGCAACATGATGAAATGTGCGGTTGCTCCTGTCGTCGTTAAAGATGCCCAAGTGAAAGTCATCATTCCGCTGGAAGGACTTGTCGACTTTGATGAGGAAGTAAAACGCATTAACAAGACAATGGAAAAGCTGCAAAAAGATATCGGCATGCTTTCAAACAAGCTTTCGAACGAAAAATTCATCGCCAATGCCGATGAAGATGTTGTCGCGGCAGATAAGGTCTTACTTGCACAATCAAAAGTGCACCTAGATTCTTTGCGCGATGCTTTGACTCGTTTTCAGTAG
- a CDS encoding porin, with protein MKKFFMSALAITAVASAAQAGPINLDLRADYSATTYDKSTVLPDSNRFYLRTGRLDYQGKAFEDVSFRVRWSFAKSASQNGTDSAQQALEFAYLTHKMSDMFALTIGRMNTDIGGFEGTTSGSDLYLLSSNYNLYTGQTASGSFGGAAPAAYYGTSNMLYMTGAKLTMSFAEGTNSIQLMGMDQKNDEGSTTAGTMDQNQLLMGIVYKGSFMEKSLNFIASYHTSEGPIVDTKYQWMAAGVQWAADPVTISVDYLLNDEKNDAGAGGKNELSSIVVKAAYTGLEQWVPRLDFFSSERKDELSTAVDTKWIGYGAVLEYKPYNDKNFRYHVAYNNIKESPDGAANDITRHEVIVGTRFLGDFLK; from the coding sequence ATGAAAAAGTTTTTCATGTCGGCACTTGCAATCACTGCAGTTGCCTCTGCGGCACAAGCAGGCCCCATCAATTTAGATTTGCGTGCTGATTACAGCGCGACAACTTATGACAAGTCGACGGTTCTTCCCGACAGCAATCGTTTTTACCTACGTACGGGACGCTTGGATTACCAAGGAAAAGCATTTGAAGACGTGTCTTTCCGCGTTCGTTGGTCTTTTGCAAAATCTGCGTCGCAAAATGGCACTGACTCTGCTCAACAAGCTTTAGAATTTGCTTACTTGACTCATAAAATGAGCGATATGTTTGCGTTGACTATCGGGAGAATGAACACCGATATCGGTGGTTTTGAAGGAACGACTTCAGGCTCTGATTTGTATCTTCTATCTTCGAACTACAACCTTTACACCGGCCAGACAGCATCTGGATCTTTCGGCGGAGCGGCACCTGCGGCATACTACGGCACTTCAAACATGCTATATATGACTGGTGCTAAACTGACGATGTCTTTTGCTGAAGGCACAAACTCTATCCAACTTATGGGCATGGACCAAAAAAATGATGAGGGTTCAACAACTGCGGGAACGATGGACCAAAATCAATTGTTGATGGGTATCGTGTACAAAGGTTCTTTCATGGAAAAATCTTTGAATTTTATCGCGAGCTATCACACATCTGAAGGACCGATCGTAGACACGAAATATCAATGGATGGCAGCCGGCGTTCAATGGGCGGCAGATCCAGTGACTATCTCTGTAGATTATCTTTTGAACGATGAAAAAAATGATGCAGGAGCGGGGGGCAAAAACGAATTGTCTTCTATCGTTGTTAAAGCAGCTTACACAGGCCTTGAGCAATGGGTTCCGCGTCTGGACTTCTTCTCTTCAGAGCGTAAAGACGAACTTTCAACAGCGGTTGATACTAAATGGATCGGTTACGGCGCGGTTCTTGAGTACAAACCATACAATGACAAAAACTTCCGTTACCATGTTGCTTATAACAACATCAAAGAATCTCCAGATGGAGCGGCTAACGATATCACTCGTCATGAAGTTATCGTAGGCACTCGCTTCTTAGGCGATTTCCTAAAATAA